From a region of the Nitrospira sp. genome:
- a CDS encoding heavy metal-binding domain-containing protein has translation MILSTTNNIEGKNAVKYLGLVSGDAILGANIFRDFFASIRDIVGGRSAAYEAELRKAKDIALGEMREQAKNLGANAIVGIDIDYETIGANASMLMVSASGTAVVIE, from the coding sequence ATGATTCTTTCCACGACCAACAATATCGAAGGCAAAAATGCGGTGAAGTACCTTGGCTTGGTGTCGGGGGACGCGATCCTGGGCGCGAATATCTTTCGGGATTTTTTCGCGTCGATTCGAGATATCGTCGGCGGCAGATCGGCGGCCTATGAAGCGGAACTCCGTAAGGCGAAGGATATTGCGCTTGGAGAGATGCGCGAGCAGGCCAAGAATCTGGGGGCCAATGCGATCGTCGGGATCGATATCGACTATGAAACGATCGGCGCCAATGCCAGCATGTTGATGGTCAGCGCCAGCGGCACGGCAGTGGTGATCGAGTAG
- a CDS encoding DUF3147 domain-containing protein: MSDLVKYAIYFLLGGSIVSFSTYLGSQGKSFLAAMVSTFPAITGVTFILLYANGGGATTVDYAKNLLWFVPPWTVYVLAMITGIPRLGFWPAMAGSLVLYVGCIGLVKVILK, encoded by the coding sequence GTGAGTGATCTTGTGAAGTATGCGATCTACTTTCTCCTGGGTGGCTCCATCGTCAGCTTCTCCACATATCTCGGCTCGCAAGGCAAGTCGTTCCTGGCCGCCATGGTCAGCACCTTTCCCGCCATCACCGGCGTGACATTTATTCTGCTGTATGCCAACGGCGGCGGCGCCACGACGGTCGACTACGCGAAGAACTTGTTGTGGTTTGTCCCACCGTGGACGGTCTATGTCCTCGCCATGATCACGGGTATCCCTCGCCTCGGCTTCTGGCCCGCGATGGCTGGATCCCTGGTCCTCTATGTCGGATGCATCGGGCTGGTGAAGGTGATTTTGAAATAA
- a CDS encoding ribonuclease Z, whose product MNPSFSSYLVNDVFGDPGVYVEVRWSKRALLFDLGHNDGLGPTRLLRAGEIFISHTHMDHFIGFDAVLRVALGRGKTLRLFGPPGLIENVQGKLRGYTWNLVDGYPLTIEVREFHESGIHQASFRATNGFEQPKRVHHPVPHGEGPVFTVLEDPMFTVKAVALNHRIPSFAYALEEQFHVNVNKHKLHEAGLPVGAWLKDVKQHIWEGQPDDFRFTATVCDEHRREEHAFILGELKERFLTISRGQKIAYVVDARYDEENEAKIVALARGADILYCESPYLDGDAEKARDRYHLTARQAGLMARKAQVRDLAVFHFSPRYTGQGEALEREAMEAFHGSA is encoded by the coding sequence ATGAACCCCTCATTCTCCAGTTATCTGGTGAACGATGTCTTTGGCGACCCAGGCGTCTACGTAGAAGTTCGCTGGTCGAAGCGGGCCTTGCTCTTCGATCTCGGACATAACGATGGGCTGGGACCGACCAGATTGCTCAGGGCAGGAGAGATTTTCATCTCACATACCCATATGGACCACTTCATCGGATTTGACGCCGTTCTTCGCGTCGCGCTAGGGCGAGGCAAGACGCTCAGATTATTCGGTCCTCCCGGGTTGATTGAGAACGTGCAGGGGAAGCTGCGGGGCTATACGTGGAATCTTGTGGATGGCTATCCGCTCACGATTGAAGTTCGGGAGTTCCACGAAAGTGGGATCCATCAGGCCTCTTTCCGGGCAACCAACGGGTTTGAACAGCCGAAACGAGTCCACCACCCGGTTCCTCATGGTGAAGGTCCGGTGTTCACTGTACTGGAAGACCCAATGTTTACCGTAAAGGCCGTGGCGTTAAATCATCGCATCCCCTCATTTGCCTACGCGCTCGAGGAGCAGTTCCACGTCAACGTCAACAAACACAAATTGCACGAGGCCGGCTTGCCGGTCGGTGCCTGGCTGAAAGACGTCAAGCAACATATATGGGAAGGACAACCCGACGACTTCCGATTCACTGCCACGGTATGCGACGAACATCGTCGGGAAGAGCACGCATTCATACTCGGCGAATTGAAGGAACGGTTTCTCACGATCTCACGAGGCCAAAAGATTGCGTACGTGGTCGACGCGCGTTACGACGAGGAGAACGAAGCCAAGATCGTCGCGCTTGCCCGAGGCGCCGACATTTTGTATTGCGAGTCGCCGTATCTGGATGGTGATGCGGAAAAAGCTCGCGACCGGTATCATCTGACCGCGAGACAAGCCGGACTCATGGCGCGTAAGGCGCAAGTCCGAGACCTCGCGGTCTTTCATTTTTCACCGCGTTATACCGGCCAGGGAGAGGCACTGGAGAGAGAAGCCATGGAGGCATTCCATGGATCGGCATAA
- a CDS encoding CPBP family intramembrane metalloprotease, whose protein sequence is MTSGLGRPAHSHASVMGAALSLLPIGATFGYYGLPESFREELLVQFMPQLLAYAGLGLWAVYATQPLMQLGLEKKTVRNGVRWGALTGLLLGSLNTFVILAVYPLLGYDITFLKQTPHGRLPIPLMVPWLICGIALFVELNFRGFLLGRLAEFESHWRATDSRRHMAPLALIASTLTFAFDPFMVNTFRYLHWIALWDGLIWGSIWLRTRNLWMTIVAHAVEVIIMYSAVRAAIG, encoded by the coding sequence ATGACGTCCGGGCTAGGTCGGCCGGCTCACAGTCACGCCTCCGTCATGGGAGCAGCCTTATCGCTGCTCCCCATCGGCGCCACGTTCGGATACTACGGTCTTCCTGAGTCGTTCAGAGAAGAACTCCTCGTCCAATTCATGCCGCAGTTGCTCGCCTATGCGGGGCTCGGTCTCTGGGCTGTATATGCTACACAGCCCCTCATGCAGCTCGGGCTGGAAAAGAAAACGGTACGGAACGGGGTCCGGTGGGGAGCCTTAACGGGATTATTGCTCGGCAGTCTAAATACGTTCGTGATTCTGGCCGTCTATCCCCTTCTTGGTTACGACATCACGTTCTTGAAGCAGACGCCTCACGGTCGGCTTCCCATCCCCCTCATGGTGCCATGGCTGATCTGCGGCATTGCTCTGTTCGTGGAGTTGAACTTCCGCGGTTTTCTCCTGGGGCGCCTCGCGGAATTCGAATCACACTGGCGGGCCACCGATTCGAGACGACATATGGCGCCTCTTGCGCTCATCGCCAGCACCCTCACGTTTGCATTTGACCCGTTCATGGTCAATACTTTTCGGTACCTCCATTGGATCGCGCTCTGGGATGGACTCATCTGGGGAAGCATCTGGCTCAGAACGCGCAATCTCTGGATGACGATCGTGGCGCATGCGGTCGAAGTCATCATCATGTACAGTGCGGTCAGGGCCGCCATAGGGTGA
- a CDS encoding TolC family protein encodes MNSRSSTRSYRFAIMMIAGLGGIASPPASWSLDVTQPIPAERREIVSLADAAVHALQSNLDISISRQNRESRLADIIIEQSKFDPNLSINGQYNRTVNPLNRPVFGGTGGSLNQITTFDQRNTSLTVDAQTNLITGGNFDVNYAPARSSVNANVARGFLFNPSWTGGLAFTFTQPLLRNAGIGINKTFIKVAQNNAVVEQHVFRDQVMTVITTVEQTYWELVFANENLKVAQAALKAAEELLATNRAKAKAGVMSIVDVLQAEAAVASRVEQILVAEKAIRDQEDQLRRLLNPGEEDLRVDVRLTPADPPLTMLEPISLQEAIDTAIEQRPEITQAKKNVESGELNKQFARNQLLPTLSFQGTVGLAGLGSDYNDSFTRNFSGDFYNYGAGLVLSYPLGNRAAISSYNKRQLEAKNAEITLTSIRQQIIVGVREAVRRVQTDFKRIETTRSARIMAEKQLQAEQERLKVGLSTTRFVLDFQRDLATAQGNELRAIVDYNKSLSNLARQKATTLDRYHLELS; translated from the coding sequence ATGAACAGCAGATCCTCAACTCGCTCCTATCGTTTCGCGATCATGATGATCGCCGGCTTAGGAGGCATCGCATCTCCACCCGCCAGCTGGAGCTTGGATGTGACCCAACCGATCCCTGCGGAACGAAGGGAGATCGTCTCGCTGGCCGACGCAGCCGTGCACGCTCTGCAGAGTAATCTCGATATCAGTATCAGCCGCCAGAATCGGGAAAGTCGGTTGGCCGACATTATCATCGAACAATCCAAGTTCGACCCCAACCTGAGTATCAACGGCCAGTACAACCGAACCGTCAACCCGCTCAATCGACCGGTGTTCGGTGGAACCGGCGGCAGCCTCAATCAGATCACAACCTTCGATCAACGCAACACTTCCCTGACGGTCGATGCACAAACGAACCTGATTACAGGCGGCAACTTCGACGTGAACTATGCTCCGGCGCGAAGCAGCGTCAACGCCAATGTCGCAAGGGGATTCCTGTTCAATCCGTCTTGGACAGGCGGCCTGGCATTCACATTCACTCAACCGTTGCTCAGAAACGCCGGTATCGGGATCAATAAGACCTTCATCAAGGTCGCTCAAAACAACGCCGTGGTCGAACAACATGTCTTTCGAGACCAGGTCATGACCGTCATTACCACCGTGGAACAGACCTACTGGGAACTCGTGTTTGCAAACGAGAACCTGAAGGTTGCGCAAGCCGCTTTAAAGGCCGCCGAAGAGCTCTTAGCGACGAACCGCGCCAAAGCCAAGGCCGGCGTCATGTCCATCGTCGATGTGCTGCAAGCAGAAGCCGCGGTCGCGTCGAGAGTGGAACAGATCTTGGTGGCGGAGAAAGCCATTCGCGACCAGGAGGATCAACTGCGGCGACTCTTGAATCCCGGCGAGGAGGACTTGAGGGTAGACGTCCGGCTCACCCCCGCCGATCCCCCCCTCACTATGCTCGAACCCATCAGCCTTCAGGAAGCTATTGATACCGCGATCGAGCAGCGTCCTGAAATCACACAGGCGAAAAAAAACGTCGAGTCAGGCGAACTCAATAAGCAATTCGCGCGCAACCAGTTGCTCCCAACGCTGTCGTTTCAGGGCACGGTCGGACTGGCCGGCCTCGGCAGTGATTACAACGACTCCTTTACGAGAAACTTCAGCGGCGACTTCTATAACTATGGAGCGGGGTTGGTCCTCAGTTACCCGCTCGGCAACCGAGCAGCCATCAGCAGCTACAACAAACGGCAGCTGGAGGCCAAGAACGCCGAAATCACGTTGACCAGCATCCGCCAGCAAATCATCGTCGGGGTTCGCGAAGCGGTGCGCCGGGTCCAGACCGACTTTAAGCGTATCGAAACGACCCGATCGGCGCGCATCATGGCCGAAAAACAGCTGCAAGCCGAGCAGGAACGCTTGAAAGTCGGGCTCAGCACCACCCGCTTCGTGCTCGATTTCCAACGAGATCTGGCCACTGCGCAGGGCAATGAGTTGCGCGCCATCGTCGACTACAACAAGTCGCTGTCCAATCTTGCGCGACAGAAAGCCACCACGTTGGATCGCTATCATCTCGAATTGTCGTAG